A DNA window from Hordeum vulgare subsp. vulgare chromosome 1H, MorexV3_pseudomolecules_assembly, whole genome shotgun sequence contains the following coding sequences:
- the LOC123442513 gene encoding protein NRT1/ PTR FAMILY 3.1-like, which translates to MAEDGRERAEDAAEATKKAKQGGFRTMPFILANDFCDRLATVGFGSNLISYLTLQLHLPLVEASNVLTNYHGTTNLTPLVGGLIADSFAGRFWTITVGSIIYQLGMVCLTLSAALPSLRPPPCPKHAVECQRASTYQIAILYLSLLCTSIGSGGTRPCNMAFGADQLELGARRRRSANGDDKAPMWSFFNLYFFGIELAKLAAVTVVVYIQENVGWGWGLGVPTIAMFFAVIGFVSGYSLYVKMPPGGSPLVRLAQVVSAAFKKRKTVLPDPDLLYEDKKLDAGISTTGRLLHTNQLKFFDKAAIVTEGDVLPSGEPKLWRLSTVHRVEEIKSIVRMLPIWAAGILMVTASSHNSSFAIQQARTMDRDITRSFKIPPASMLIFTNLSMLVTLAFYDRVLVRVLRRFTGRPNGITHLQRAGVGMTIAMLANVAAAAVETRRKSVAAASGMLDAPKGTTLPISVFWLVPQYAIHGIADAFMDVGRMEFLYDQAPESMRSTAAALYWLTISAGSYLGTLLVTIVHEKTQASGQWLQDNLNRGKLDNYYWLVVGLQGLNLIYYFICVKYYTFKPLETEVEHQPGHASGAESTKKSVRYK; encoded by the exons ATGGCCGAGGACGGGAGGGAGCGAGCCGAGGATGCCGCCGAGGCGACGAAGAAGGCGAAGCAGGGCGGCTTCAGGACCATGCCCTTCATCCTAG CGAACGACTTCTGCGACCGGCTGGCGACGGTGGGGTTCGGGTCGAACCTGATCTCCTACCTCACCCTCCAGCTGCACCTGCCGCTGGTCGAGGCCTCTAACGTGCTCACGAACTACCACGGCACGACCAACCTCACGCCGCTCGTCGGCGGCCTCATCGCTGACTCCTTCGCGGGCCGCTTCTGGACCATCACCGTCGGCTCCATCATCTACCAGCTCGGCATGGTCTGCCTCACCCTCTCCGCCGCGCTCCCCTCGCTCCGCCCGCCGCCGTGCCCCAAGCACGCGGTCGAGTGCCAGCGCGCATCCACCTACCAGATCGCCATCCTCTACCTGTCGCTGCTCTGCACGTCCATCGGCTCCGGGGGCACGCGCCCCTGCAACATGGCGTTCGGCGCCGACCAGCTCGAGCTGGGCGCGCGCCGACGCCGGAGCGCCAACGGCGACGACAAGGCTCCCATGTGGAGCTTCTTCAACCTGTACTTCTTCGGCATTGAGCTCGCCAAGCTCGCGGCGGTCACCGTGGTGGTGTACATCCAGGAGAACGTCGGCTGGGGGTGGGGGCTCGGCGTGCCCACCATCGCCATGTTCTTTGCCGTGATCGGCTTCGTGTCCGGGTACTCGCTATATGTCAAGATGCCGCCCGGCGGCAGCCCGCTTGTCCGCCTGGCGCAGGTCGTCTCTGCTGCCTTCAAGAAGAGGAAAACTGTCCTGCCGGACCCGGACCTCCTGTACGAggacaagaagctcgacgccggcATCTCCACCACCGGCCGTCTTCTCCACACCAACCAGCTAAA GTTCTTTGACAAGGCGGCCATAGTGACAGAGGGCGACGTGCTGCCGTCCGGCGAGCCGAAGCTGTGGCGGTTGTCGACGGTGCACCGGGTGGAAGAGATCAAGTCGATTGTCCGGATGCTGCCCATCTGGGCGGCGGGCATCCTCATGGTGACCGCGTCGTCACACAACAGCAGCTTCGCGATCCAGCAGGCGCGCACCATGGACCGCGACATCACGCGGAGCTTCAAGATCCCGCCGGCTTCCATGCTCATCTTCACCAACCTCTCCATGCTTGTCACCCTCGCCTTCTACGACCGTGTGCTCGTCCGCGTGCTCCGCCGCTTCACCGGCCGCCCCAACGGCATCACCCACCTCCAGCGCGCCGGCGTCGGCATGACCATCGCCATGCTGGCGAACGTGGCTGCGGCAGCCGTCGAGACTCGGCGGAAGTCAGTGGCCGCAGCCAGCGGCATGCTCGACGCGCCCAAAGGCACCACGCTGCCCATCAGTGTCTTCTGGCTGGTGCCGCAGTACGCCATCCACGGTATCGCCGACGCATTCATGGACGTCGGCCGCATGGAGTTTTTGTACGACCAGGCGCCCGAGAGCATGAGGAGCACTGCGGCGGCGCTCTACTGGCTCACCATCTCGGCGGGGAGCTACCTCGGCACGCTGCTGGTGACCATCGTGCACGAGAAGACGCAGGCGAGCGGGCAGTGGCTACAGGACAACCTCAACAGAGGGAAGCTGGATAACTACTACTGGCTCGTCGTCGGACTGCAGGGGCTCAACCTCATCTACTACTTCATATGTGTCAAGTACTACACTTTTAAGCCACTGGAGACAGAGGTCGAGCACCAACCTGGCCATGCCAGTGGCGCCGAGAGCACCAAGAAGAGTGTAAGATACAAGTAA